A region of Ignatzschineria larvae DSM 13226 DNA encodes the following proteins:
- a CDS encoding cation diffusion facilitator family transporter → MMNQDDRANYNFQKIILLVAILLFLIKFAAWYITSSVAILTDALESITNMLAGAFTLFSLYLSAKPKDHNHPHGHGKIEFVSASVEGMLILFAGIIIIYEGVKRLLMDDSSLSSLGSGLILILFTAIVNYGVGYVAIQRGKKYNVLPLIAGGKHLHSDTYSTVGIIVGLVLVWITGWQWLDAAIALLFGGIIINSGIKIIRESIAGIMDEADENLIEEFVTVANENRSDKWIDIHKVRFIKYGNHVHLDAHLTLPWYFNLREAHVELDKMTHILKQKFGSKHEMYIHTDDCRPTSCEICPIESCAHRQFKYIDKITWTAALVAEDHRHNIKDLVEQKSPL, encoded by the coding sequence ATGATGAATCAAGATGATCGCGCGAATTATAATTTTCAAAAAATTATTCTCCTAGTCGCTATTCTTCTCTTTCTAATTAAATTTGCCGCTTGGTATATCACCTCTTCTGTCGCAATCTTAACAGATGCGCTAGAGAGTATTACCAACATGCTTGCCGGCGCTTTTACACTTTTTAGTTTATATTTATCAGCTAAACCTAAAGATCATAATCACCCACATGGCCATGGTAAAATTGAGTTTGTCTCAGCAAGTGTCGAGGGAATGCTGATTCTCTTTGCCGGGATTATTATTATCTACGAGGGTGTAAAACGACTTTTAATGGATGATAGTTCGCTCTCTAGTTTAGGTTCAGGATTAATATTAATTCTGTTTACAGCTATTGTGAATTATGGGGTGGGCTATGTCGCTATTCAACGAGGTAAAAAATATAATGTATTACCGCTAATTGCCGGTGGTAAACACCTCCATTCAGATACCTACTCTACTGTCGGCATCATTGTAGGATTAGTGCTCGTGTGGATTACCGGCTGGCAATGGCTTGATGCGGCAATTGCGCTTCTATTTGGTGGTATTATTATCAATTCAGGAATTAAAATTATTCGGGAATCTATCGCCGGTATTATGGATGAAGCTGACGAAAATTTGATTGAGGAATTTGTCACTGTCGCTAATGAAAATCGATCAGATAAATGGATTGATATTCATAAAGTCCGTTTCATTAAATATGGCAATCACGTTCATCTCGATGCGCATTTGACACTTCCTTGGTATTTCAATTTACGAGAAGCACATGTGGAACTCGATAAGATGACACACATTCTTAAACAAAAATTTGGCAGTAAACATGAGATGTACATTCATACAGATGATTGTCGCCCCACTTCTTGTGAAATTTGTCCTATTGAATCTTGCGCCCATAGACAATTCAAATATATTGATAAAATCACATGGACGGCAGCATTAGTGGCAGAAGATCATCGTCACAATATCAAAGATCTAGTGGAACAAAAGAGCCCACTATAG
- a CDS encoding GNAT family N-acetyltransferase, translated as MFYQLAKHRVLETERLILRPITLDDAADLFEYASDSENTKHTFPTHKTIEETEWIIANLFMSSPLGNFAIELKENGKMIGTCDLRVNEGEKSAELAYAINKKYWGKGYAPEAAQKLLDFAFNTLKVERLWAKYAAENGASGRVMEKIGMEKEGVLRHTKNLCGDFVDQVVYSRVI; from the coding sequence ATGTTCTATCAACTTGCTAAACATCGCGTCCTAGAAACGGAGCGCCTTATCCTTCGCCCGATTACTCTCGATGATGCAGCTGATCTTTTTGAGTATGCTAGCGATTCTGAGAATACAAAACATACCTTTCCTACACATAAAACGATTGAAGAGACTGAGTGGATTATTGCCAATCTATTTATGAGTAGTCCTCTAGGAAACTTTGCAATAGAACTCAAAGAGAATGGCAAAATGATTGGTACCTGTGATCTTCGTGTGAATGAAGGCGAAAAATCAGCTGAGCTTGCTTATGCCATTAATAAAAAATATTGGGGTAAAGGCTATGCACCTGAAGCCGCTCAAAAACTGTTAGATTTTGCTTTTAATACCTTAAAAGTTGAGCGTCTTTGGGCTAAATATGCAGCGGAAAATGGGGCTTCAGGACGTGTAATGGAAAAAATTGGTATGGAAAAAGAAGGAGTTCTGCGTCACACGAAAAACCTTTGCGGAGACTTTGTTGATCAAGTTGTCTACAGCAGAGTAATCTAA
- a CDS encoding STAS domain-containing protein, which produces MKQSLDAHFKISDKVCYFQGCFDKFTIPNLWKKLQPALQATPANVVNLSEVEECDSALIALLVEIKKQQYDLNITAIPENLEQLLDLYQVKTLLS; this is translated from the coding sequence ATGAAACAATCATTAGATGCCCATTTTAAAATATCGGATAAAGTATGTTATTTTCAAGGATGTTTTGATAAGTTTACGATTCCAAATCTTTGGAAAAAACTGCAACCCGCATTGCAAGCGACACCGGCTAATGTAGTAAATTTATCAGAAGTAGAGGAATGTGATAGTGCTTTGATTGCGCTACTTGTTGAGATCAAGAAGCAACAATATGATCTGAATATTACAGCTATTCCGGAAAATTTAGAGCAATTGCTTGATTTATACCAAGTAAAAACACTGCTATCTTAA
- a CDS encoding YbaB/EbfC family nucleoid-associated protein has product MFKGGIAGMMQKAQKMQKEMEKAQEALGDVNVVGESGAGLVKIEMSCRHVVRSIRIDDSLMSDDKEMLEDLLGAAFNDALSKVEKTSAEKMAEVTGGLGLPAGMKIPGF; this is encoded by the coding sequence ATGTTTAAAGGTGGTATTGCAGGCATGATGCAAAAAGCGCAAAAGATGCAAAAAGAGATGGAAAAAGCGCAAGAAGCATTAGGTGATGTGAATGTGGTAGGTGAGTCTGGAGCGGGCTTAGTGAAAATTGAGATGAGCTGCCGTCATGTAGTTCGTTCAATCCGTATCGATGATTCACTGATGTCAGATGATAAAGAGATGTTAGAAGATCTACTTGGTGCCGCTTTTAATGATGCATTATCAAAAGTAGAGAAAACCTCTGCTGAAAAAATGGCAGAAGTGACTGGTGGTTTAGGACTTCCTGCCGGCATGAAAATTCCTGGGTTCTAA
- the recR gene encoding recombination mediator RecR yields MYPKALQDLIDALRLLPGIGQKSALRMALYLLDRNRKGAEKMARSLSDALEHIHKCRVCRNLTDEDVCVDCANPKKDDSLLCIVENPADVFALRQNVEYKGRYFVLYGRLSPLDGIGPSELGLDLLEQRFKDESIREIILAMNSTVEGEATAHYISEIAKQYGIAVSRIAQGIPLGGELEYLDGGTLSHAFAARKSY; encoded by the coding sequence ATGTATCCTAAAGCATTACAAGATTTAATAGATGCCTTGCGTCTTTTACCAGGAATTGGTCAGAAAAGCGCCTTAAGGATGGCACTCTATCTATTAGATCGTAATCGTAAAGGAGCAGAGAAGATGGCTCGGTCATTGAGTGATGCATTGGAACATATTCATAAATGCCGAGTATGTCGTAATTTAACGGATGAAGATGTTTGTGTGGATTGTGCGAATCCTAAAAAAGATGATAGTTTATTATGTATTGTCGAAAATCCAGCGGATGTCTTTGCTTTAAGACAAAATGTTGAATATAAAGGACGCTATTTTGTGCTTTATGGTCGGTTGTCGCCTTTAGATGGTATTGGCCCTTCTGAGCTTGGGCTTGATCTACTTGAGCAACGTTTCAAAGATGAGAGCATTCGTGAGATTATATTAGCAATGAATTCCACAGTCGAGGGTGAAGCAACGGCGCACTATATTTCAGAGATAGCAAAACAGTATGGTATTGCCGTTAGTCGTATTGCTCAGGGTATTCCACTTGGTGGAGAATTAGAATACCTAGATGGTGGTACTTTATCTCATGCATTTGCGGCGCGCAAAAGCTACTAA
- a CDS encoding histidine triad nucleotide-binding protein, which produces MSTIFSKIIRKEIPAKIVYEDNDVLAFEDIEPQAPIHILVIPKKEIPTLNDLTEADAELMGKLFLAAQKIAKEQGFAENGYRTVFNCNEDGGQTVNHIHLHLLAGRSLTWPPG; this is translated from the coding sequence ATGAGTACAATTTTTAGTAAAATTATCCGCAAAGAGATTCCCGCTAAAATTGTCTATGAAGATAATGATGTATTGGCATTTGAGGATATTGAACCTCAAGCACCAATCCATATTTTAGTAATTCCCAAAAAAGAGATCCCAACATTAAATGATCTCACTGAAGCAGATGCCGAATTGATGGGGAAACTATTTTTAGCGGCGCAAAAAATTGCAAAAGAGCAAGGTTTTGCGGAGAATGGTTATCGAACAGTTTTTAATTGCAATGAGGATGGGGGGCAGACAGTCAACCATATTCATCTTCATTTATTAGCAGGTCGCTCATTAACTTGGCCTCCAGGTTAG
- the murB gene encoding UDP-N-acetylmuramate dehydrogenase: MKITQKQNLKAFNTLGVDVSADYFATIDHLADLSKLRSLISPILFLGGGSNILFTQEYSGTIVYNQLKGVEFLHQEQGFVFVRAMGGEVWHDFVVQMHQQGFYGLEYLALIPGTVGASPVQNIGAYGFEVKDFIESVEAFDCHKDSCVTFTKEECNFGYRDSFFKQNPGRFFITAVTFKLSKLPVINLSYQVLQRYLNEQGIENDKIEAADILSAVMAIRRSKLPDPVILSNAGSFFKNPVISLEKWQSLQQDYPQLVHYSQEDPYKIKLAAGQLIDIAGFKGKREGDVGMHKDQALILVNYGNATGNELWQFSEKVQKKIWSQFGIMLEAEPLIL, translated from the coding sequence ATGAAAATCACACAAAAACAAAATTTAAAGGCTTTTAATACTTTAGGGGTTGATGTGTCGGCGGATTATTTTGCAACAATAGATCATCTAGCTGATTTATCTAAATTACGATCGTTAATATCCCCAATACTCTTTCTAGGTGGGGGCAGTAATATCCTGTTTACCCAAGAATATTCGGGAACTATTGTCTACAATCAACTCAAAGGAGTAGAGTTCCTTCATCAAGAGCAAGGTTTTGTATTTGTGCGTGCTATGGGTGGGGAGGTGTGGCATGATTTTGTTGTACAGATGCACCAGCAGGGATTCTATGGTCTTGAGTATCTTGCGCTCATTCCCGGGACAGTCGGTGCTTCTCCTGTACAAAATATTGGCGCTTATGGATTTGAAGTGAAAGACTTTATCGAGTCTGTAGAGGCTTTTGATTGTCATAAAGATAGCTGCGTTACATTTACTAAAGAGGAATGTAATTTTGGGTATCGAGATAGTTTTTTTAAACAAAATCCTGGGCGATTTTTTATTACTGCAGTGACATTTAAGTTATCAAAGTTACCGGTCATTAACCTCTCTTATCAAGTTTTACAGCGTTACCTTAATGAGCAGGGCATTGAAAATGATAAGATTGAGGCTGCAGATATCTTGTCGGCGGTAATGGCAATTAGGCGTAGTAAATTGCCAGATCCTGTCATATTAAGTAATGCCGGAAGTTTCTTTAAAAACCCTGTTATCTCTTTAGAAAAATGGCAATCTTTGCAACAAGATTACCCGCAATTAGTGCATTATTCGCAAGAAGATCCCTATAAAATAAAATTAGCAGCAGGGCAGTTAATTGATATTGCCGGCTTTAAAGGAAAGCGGGAAGGGGATGTCGGTATGCATAAAGATCAAGCGTTGATACTTGTGAATTACGGCAATGCTACGGGAAATGAATTATGGCAATTCTCTGAAAAAGTACAGAAGAAGATTTGGTCACAATTTGGTATAATGTTGGAAGCTGAACCTTTAATATTATAA
- a CDS encoding catalase, whose amino-acid sequence MSDHKKHFTTAAGAPVTNNQDVLTAGQRGPMLLQDVWFLEKLAHFDREVIPERRMHAKGSGAFGTFTVTHDITQYTAAKLFSEVGKQTEMFVRFSTVAGERGAADTERDIRGFAMRFYTEEGNWDLVGNNTPVFFFRDPLKFPDLNHAIKRDPRTNMRCPNSNWDFWTSLPEALHQITITMSDRGIPRSYRHMHGFGSHTFSFINAEGQRYWVKFHFHTQQGIENITDEEAEKIVGKDREASQKDLYEAIESGNFPKWDMFIQIMTLEQAEAMEMNPFDLTKVWYKKDFPLIPVGTFELNRNPNNYFQDVEQAAFNPAHVVPGIGFSPDRMLQGRLFSYGDAQRYRLGVNHHQIPVNSPRCPVHSYHRDGAMRVDGNQGSRIAYEPNSYNEWTEARHLQEPELSLMGPASRWNFHEDDNNYFEQPGKLFMLMNDDEKARLFANTARNMNGCETHIKERHIKHCYQAHPDYGRGVAEAMGIQIEPLIASLKN is encoded by the coding sequence ATGTCTGATCACAAAAAACACTTCACTACCGCTGCCGGTGCACCTGTTACGAACAACCAAGATGTTTTAACTGCCGGTCAACGTGGCCCTATGTTACTGCAAGATGTTTGGTTTCTAGAAAAACTCGCCCATTTTGATCGAGAAGTCATTCCAGAGCGCCGCATGCATGCAAAAGGTTCTGGCGCATTTGGAACATTCACTGTTACTCATGATATTACCCAATATACGGCAGCGAAGCTCTTTTCAGAAGTAGGCAAACAGACCGAGATGTTTGTTCGCTTCTCTACAGTCGCCGGAGAACGAGGTGCAGCCGATACCGAGCGGGATATTCGTGGATTTGCAATGCGATTTTATACAGAGGAAGGAAATTGGGATTTAGTAGGTAATAATACTCCTGTATTTTTCTTCAGAGATCCGCTGAAATTCCCAGATCTAAACCATGCAATCAAACGCGATCCTCGCACTAACATGCGCTGCCCTAACTCAAATTGGGATTTCTGGACTTCTCTTCCTGAAGCATTACATCAGATCACTATTACAATGAGTGACCGAGGTATTCCAAGATCTTATCGTCATATGCACGGCTTTGGCAGTCACACATTTAGCTTCATCAATGCAGAAGGTCAGCGTTATTGGGTAAAATTCCATTTCCATACTCAACAAGGCATTGAAAATATTACCGATGAGGAAGCAGAAAAAATTGTCGGCAAAGATCGTGAAGCAAGTCAAAAAGATCTCTATGAAGCCATTGAATCAGGTAACTTCCCTAAATGGGATATGTTTATCCAAATAATGACTCTAGAGCAAGCAGAAGCAATGGAGATGAATCCTTTTGATCTTACAAAGGTATGGTACAAAAAAGATTTCCCCCTAATTCCTGTCGGTACATTTGAACTTAACCGTAATCCTAACAACTACTTCCAAGATGTTGAGCAAGCAGCATTCAATCCGGCACATGTTGTTCCCGGAATTGGCTTCTCTCCAGATAGAATGTTACAAGGTCGCCTCTTCTCCTATGGTGATGCTCAGCGTTATCGCTTAGGTGTTAATCATCATCAAATCCCTGTAAACTCACCTCGTTGCCCTGTTCACAGTTACCATCGCGATGGTGCTATGCGAGTAGATGGTAACCAAGGTAGTCGCATTGCTTATGAGCCTAATAGCTATAATGAATGGACTGAAGCGCGGCATCTACAAGAGCCAGAATTAAGCTTAATGGGACCTGCAAGTCGTTGGAATTTCCATGAAGATGATAACAATTATTTTGAACAGCCTGGTAAGCTTTTTATGCTAATGAATGATGATGAAAAAGCCCGTTTATTTGCAAATACGGCTCGTAATATGAATGGTTGCGAAACACACATTAAAGAGCGTCATATTAAACATTGTTATCAAGCTCACCCTGATTATGGTCGCGGTGTTGCCGAAGCGATGGGGATCCAGATTGAACCACTTATTGCTTCATTGAAAAATTAG
- a CDS encoding ABC transporter substrate-binding protein: protein MKYNFRKFMMFSFFIAVMSLFQTVSAQEDPVSVIKNTSDQLFKTLKEQKTVLTKNPNKVYGIVENILVPRFDFGTISQWVMGRSWRTATPAQRDEFTAEFKRLLINTYAGVLLDYSDEKLNVLPLPPNAAKGDEVTVRSEIISKDRPPIAINYSMIKANNRWMVYDVSVEGVSIVANYRSEIRELVSRNGIDGMIKVLKSKNK from the coding sequence ATGAAATATAATTTTAGAAAGTTCATGATGTTTAGTTTTTTTATTGCTGTGATGTCTCTTTTTCAAACAGTGAGTGCACAGGAAGATCCTGTCAGCGTGATTAAAAATACATCTGATCAGCTGTTTAAAACGCTTAAAGAGCAGAAAACTGTTTTGACGAAGAATCCGAATAAGGTCTATGGAATTGTAGAAAATATCCTAGTTCCTCGATTCGATTTTGGTACCATTTCTCAATGGGTTATGGGGCGCTCTTGGCGCACAGCAACACCGGCACAGCGGGATGAATTTACAGCAGAGTTTAAACGACTTCTCATCAATACTTATGCAGGCGTATTGCTTGATTATAGTGATGAAAAACTCAATGTTTTACCGCTTCCACCCAATGCAGCAAAAGGGGATGAGGTGACAGTTCGTTCAGAGATTATCTCTAAAGATCGTCCGCCTATTGCTATTAATTACTCTATGATTAAAGCAAATAATCGTTGGATGGTTTATGATGTATCGGTAGAAGGTGTCAGTATTGTTGCAAATTACCGCTCTGAAATTAGAGAGTTAGTATCTCGTAATGGTATTGATGGAATGATTAAAGTTCTTAAAAGTAAGAATAAGTAG
- a CDS encoding cytochrome-c peroxidase — MTRQKRKGLFSITLITAAFLSSLSFAQVDNNGSVRQEPIIPLKQEVKVDTQKADLGRKLWFDPRLSKSGFISCNSCHNLSMGGSDNLPTSIGHQWQEGSINSPTVLNSSLNFVQFWDGRAKDLKEQAAGPIANPKEMASDHDLVVNVIASIPGYVEEFDKVYGDGGVNIDRITDAIAVFEETLITPNSRFDQWLRGDDNAITAEEKEGYELFRNSGCVACHYGEGIGGSSFQKMGLLEEYKTENLAKGLADFTGKDSDAMFFKVPTLRNIVLTYPYFHDGQVNTLEEATKIMGRLQLGRDFSDEEVQKIVAFYGTLTGEQPQMMMPILPPSTNETPLPKPFSAE, encoded by the coding sequence ATGACTAGGCAGAAAAGAAAGGGACTTTTTTCAATTACACTTATCACTGCTGCATTTTTATCAAGCTTATCATTTGCACAGGTTGATAATAATGGTTCTGTACGTCAAGAACCCATCATTCCTCTCAAGCAAGAGGTCAAAGTTGATACACAAAAAGCAGATTTAGGGCGTAAGTTATGGTTTGATCCAAGACTTTCTAAGTCAGGTTTTATCTCTTGTAATTCTTGTCATAACCTTAGTATGGGAGGATCAGATAATCTTCCTACATCAATTGGACATCAATGGCAAGAAGGATCTATTAACTCACCAACGGTGCTGAATTCTAGTTTGAACTTTGTTCAATTTTGGGATGGTCGCGCTAAAGATTTGAAAGAGCAAGCCGCTGGTCCTATTGCAAACCCCAAAGAGATGGCTTCTGATCATGATTTAGTGGTGAATGTAATAGCTTCTATCCCGGGGTATGTAGAAGAGTTTGATAAAGTATATGGTGATGGTGGTGTCAATATTGATCGTATTACAGATGCGATTGCTGTATTTGAGGAGACTTTGATTACACCAAATTCACGATTTGACCAATGGTTACGGGGTGATGATAATGCGATTACCGCTGAAGAGAAAGAGGGTTATGAACTCTTTAGAAATAGTGGTTGCGTTGCTTGTCACTACGGGGAAGGTATTGGTGGATCAAGCTTCCAAAAAATGGGATTACTTGAAGAGTATAAAACAGAGAATCTTGCTAAAGGTTTAGCTGACTTTACCGGTAAAGATTCAGATGCGATGTTTTTTAAAGTACCAACGCTTCGTAATATCGTTTTAACCTATCCGTACTTCCATGATGGTCAGGTAAATACGTTAGAAGAAGCAACTAAAATCATGGGGCGTTTACAATTAGGTCGTGATTTTAGTGATGAAGAAGTACAAAAAATTGTTGCTTTTTACGGCACATTAACAGGTGAACAACCCCAAATGATGATGCCAATATTGCCCCCATCGACAAATGAAACCCCTCTTCCAAAGCCATTTAGCGCTGAATGA
- the dnaX gene encoding DNA polymerase III subunit gamma/tau, with protein MTQQVLALKWRPRTFSEVIGQPHVVQALSNGLDNNRLHHAFLFTGTRGVGKTTLARIFAKSLNCEKGVSSTPCGVCSICKEVDEGRFVDLIEIDAASRTRVEDTREILDNVQYAPTRGRYKIYLIDEVHMLSNSSFNALLKTLEEPPAHVKFLLATTDPQKLPVTVLSRCLRFQLKRIQDQEIAGQLSHILTAENIPFEENALKLIAKAGDGSMRDALSLLDQAIAYGGQKVEYQRTHEMLGLIDTHYLINVLEALATKNTDNIITVLGQLKANGIDYHRFLEDLIDAFHLLTMMQLSDTLKENESIEMQQLSQRLSAEDLQLFYQIALTGRKDLQNHPNSSVGFEMTLLRMVLFSPTAPILPEDTEKKSKVSTESVVASVERQVSSDPGDVAIVTIENKTHALSVPESHAVAEEISAPKKEILPPVDLPWEPMVDSSKAKVLDSPLELSISAQNGESASTVMAAASDSVQSELTQENAHDPGRFNADENFTEDQNVERENTHNFDLGSHEEIIQNTVQNDIHASTLQNHVPEVDTQNFVQKNGIDHIKNQDQSSELVIESAGDIAPVENDLVVTAATLTNNEVWLQLVSQLKLESVLSGIAHSLVFKQFDGKHLSLERPLSVKDFRVDETETRLAMAISDYLEQSITCQIEYVETLHGENLHERTERLDEEQYQKMLADFKSDQVVQYLTNEWNAQLLEKTLKAKH; from the coding sequence ATGACTCAACAAGTTCTCGCATTAAAATGGCGCCCTCGAACCTTTAGTGAAGTCATCGGTCAGCCTCATGTTGTACAAGCACTCTCTAATGGTTTAGATAATAATAGATTGCATCATGCCTTTCTATTTACCGGCACCCGTGGTGTTGGGAAGACTACTCTCGCAAGAATCTTTGCAAAATCCCTCAATTGTGAAAAAGGTGTATCATCAACGCCTTGTGGTGTCTGCTCGATCTGTAAAGAGGTTGATGAAGGACGTTTTGTAGATCTTATTGAGATTGATGCTGCGTCAAGAACCCGAGTAGAAGATACCCGTGAGATCTTAGACAATGTACAGTATGCGCCTACAAGAGGGCGTTATAAAATCTATTTAATCGATGAAGTTCATATGCTCTCTAATAGTAGCTTCAATGCGCTTCTCAAAACATTAGAAGAGCCACCTGCGCATGTGAAATTTCTTCTAGCAACGACAGATCCACAAAAACTTCCGGTAACAGTTTTATCTCGTTGTTTGCGTTTTCAATTAAAACGGATTCAAGATCAAGAGATTGCAGGGCAGCTTTCACATATTTTAACTGCGGAAAATATTCCTTTTGAAGAGAATGCATTAAAACTCATTGCTAAAGCCGGCGATGGAAGTATGCGTGACGCCTTGTCTCTGCTTGATCAAGCTATTGCTTATGGTGGACAGAAAGTTGAGTATCAACGTACTCACGAGATGCTTGGATTAATTGATACTCATTATCTCATCAATGTATTAGAAGCCTTGGCAACTAAGAATACGGATAATATCATCACTGTTTTAGGGCAGTTAAAAGCGAATGGTATTGATTATCATCGTTTCTTAGAAGATCTGATTGATGCATTTCATCTCTTAACCATGATGCAACTCTCTGATACCTTAAAAGAGAATGAATCTATCGAGATGCAACAATTGTCGCAGAGATTGAGTGCAGAAGATCTACAACTTTTCTATCAAATCGCTTTGACAGGGCGCAAGGATTTACAGAATCATCCCAATAGTAGTGTTGGCTTTGAAATGACTCTGTTACGAATGGTACTGTTTTCTCCAACGGCACCAATCTTGCCAGAGGATACAGAAAAAAAAAGTAAAGTTTCTACTGAATCAGTAGTGGCTTCTGTAGAGCGGCAAGTATCATCAGATCCTGGCGATGTTGCAATAGTAACGATAGAAAATAAGACGCATGCTTTATCGGTACCTGAATCTCATGCAGTAGCAGAAGAGATATCTGCTCCAAAAAAAGAGATATTGCCACCGGTTGATCTGCCATGGGAACCAATGGTCGATTCTTCAAAAGCCAAGGTGTTAGACTCTCCTCTAGAATTGAGTATTTCAGCGCAAAATGGAGAATCTGCGAGTACTGTAATGGCAGCGGCGTCGGATTCTGTACAGTCGGAGTTAACACAAGAGAATGCACATGATCCAGGTCGTTTTAATGCGGATGAAAATTTTACTGAAGATCAAAATGTCGAAAGAGAAAATACTCACAATTTCGATCTAGGATCTCATGAAGAGATTATTCAAAATACTGTCCAAAATGATATCCACGCTAGTACGTTACAAAATCATGTGCCAGAAGTTGATACTCAAAATTTTGTTCAAAAAAATGGTATTGATCATATAAAGAATCAAGATCAATCATCAGAGTTAGTGATTGAATCAGCAGGTGATATTGCACCAGTGGAGAATGATCTAGTAGTTACTGCGGCTACATTGACTAATAATGAAGTATGGTTGCAGCTGGTATCACAACTTAAATTGGAAAGTGTTTTATCTGGTATCGCCCATAGCTTGGTATTTAAACAATTTGATGGCAAGCATTTGTCATTAGAGCGCCCTTTGTCGGTGAAAGATTTTCGTGTAGATGAAACCGAAACACGTTTAGCGATGGCGATTTCAGATTATTTAGAACAGTCAATCACTTGTCAGATTGAGTATGTTGAAACATTACATGGTGAAAACCTCCATGAAAGAACTGAACGTTTAGATGAAGAGCAGTATCAGAAGATGCTCGCTGACTTTAAATCTGATCAAGTGGTACAATATCTTACGAACGAGTGGAATGCGCAATTATTAGAAAAAACTCTGAAAGCAAAGCACTAA